The following nucleotide sequence is from Apium graveolens cultivar Ventura chromosome 4, ASM990537v1, whole genome shotgun sequence.
ctgaactacgaattaaatattatttttcgcatggatcctgcggagggtttcggtttttttaagatttaaatttacgttttcgctgcgtttatgtgctaaaaacccttcactaCCAATAATTCGAATAAATCTAAATTGTGGCATGCTAGACTGGGACATGTACATTATAAAAGAATAAAGGATATGTCTAAAATGAGTCCCATACCTGCTATTGATATAAACAATGAGAAATGTAAAACATGTATGTTAACTAAGATAACCAGAAAGCCTTTCAAGGACGTAAACAGAATATCTGAAGTGTTGGAACTGATACATAGCGATTTATATGATTTTCATGCTACACCTTCGTTGGGAAATAAAAAATATGTCATTATATTTATTGACGATGTATCTAGATATTGCTATGTTTATTTGTTGAATACTAAGGATGAAGCTCtcgataaatttaaaatctataaagaaGAAGTAGAGCTACATAAAATTACTATGATTAAAAATCTGCGTACTGATAAAGGAGGTGAGTATTATGATCCAGTATACTTTCAGTCAACTGGTATAATACATCAAACCACTGCTCCTTatacaccacaacaaaatggtgtggcaGAAAGGAAGAATAGGACTTTGAAAGAGATGGTTAATTCCATGTTATCCTATTCGGGTTTGAATGAAGGTTTTCGGGGTGAGGCTATGTTAACAGCCTATTATTTGTTAAATAGGATTCCTACTAAGAGGAATAAATTTACCCCTTATGAACTTTGGTATAAAGAGCCACCAAAATTGAGTTTTCTGAGAGTTTGGGGATGTAGAGCAGTTGTAAGGCTCACTGAACCCAAAAGGAGAAACTTGGGTGAAAGAGGTTTAGATTGTATTTTTATGGGGTATGCTGAGCATTCCATTGCATATAGGTTCTATGTATTAGAATCTAATGATTATGTATCTGTGAATACGATTATCGAGTCAAGAGATGCTTACTTTGATGAAAATAGATTTACATCTATACCTAGACCAAGAGACATGATTCAGAATTCTTTCAGTAGGAACTCGGTTCAAACTGAAGATGTTCATGGACCTTCTGAACCAAGGAGAAGCTTTAGAGCTAGAAAAAACAAATCATTTGGACCTAATTTTCAACTTTATTTGGTTGAAGGTTCAAGAGATGAGGTTGAGATTGAGTCTGAGTACAAATATTGTTTTATTATTGAGGAGGatccaaaaacatttaatgaagcAATGACATCAAGGGATGTTGCATTCTGGAAAGAAGCTATTCAGGATGAGATGGATTCTATCATGAATAATAACATATGGGAATTGAGTGATCTACCTCCTGGTTGTAAAGCATTAGGAAACAGATGGATCTTCAAAAGAAAAATGAAAGTGGACGGTACCATAGACAAATTTAAAGCCAGATTGGTTATACAAGGCTTTAGGCAAAAAGAAGGGATTGATTACTTTGATACTTATGCTCCTGTTGCTAGGATTTCTACTATCAGGTTGTTGATAGCACTTGTATCTATACACAACCTTGTAattcatcagatggatgtaaaaaCTGCATTCTTGAATGGTGAATTAGATGAGGATATTTATATGAAACAACCGGAAGGGTTTGTTATGCCTGGTAGTGAGCACAAGGTGTGTAAGTTGAAGAAATCTTTGTATGGTCTTAAACAAGCACCAAAAGATTGGCATCAAAAATTTGATAGTGTGGTTTTGTCTAATGGTTTTCTTCTTAACTAAGCAGACAAATGTGTATATAGCAAGTTTGATGCTTCTGGTAAAGGAGTTATAATTTGCTTATACGTagatgatatgttgatttttggtaCTGACCAAAATCAAGGGGATAAAACCAAGAAATTTTTATCATCTAATTTTGACATGAAAGACTTGGGAGAGGCTGAGGTGATTCTTGGTATAAAGATCAAGCGTACGAAAAATAGTATTTCAATTTCTCAATCTCATTATATTGAGAAGATTCTGAAAAGATTTAACTTAAATAATTGTTCTCCAGTTAGCACTCCTATTGATCCTAGTCTTAAGCTAGTATCTAGTAAAGGAGTTGTAGTATCTCAACTTGAATTCTCAAGAGCGATTGGTAGCCACATGTATTCCATGATAAGCACTAGGCCAGATATAGCCTATGCTGTTGGTAAGCTTAGTAGGTTTACTAGCAAACCAAGTTTACATCATTGGCAAGCTTTAAGCCGAGTGTTCAAGTACTTAAAAGGAACCATGGATTATGGTTTGACTTATACTGGATTTCCTTCGGTTCTTGAAGGTCATTCAGATACAAGTTGGATTTGTGATAAAGAAGATCATTCTTCCACGAGTGGTTGGGTATTCCTTCTTGGGGGAAGTGCTATTTCTTGGTCATCAAAAAAACAGAGTTGCATTACTAACTCAACAATGG
It contains:
- the LOC141718774 gene encoding secreted RxLR effector protein 161-like encodes the protein MLIFGTDQNQGDKTKKFLSSNFDMKDLGEAEVILGIKIKRTKNSISISQSHYIEKILKRFNLNNCSPVSTPIDPSLKLVSSKGVVVSQLEFSRAIGSHMYSMISTRPDIAYAVGKLSRFTSKPSLHHWQALSRVFKYLKGTMDYGLTYTGFPSVLEGHSDTSWICDKEDHSSTSGWVFLLGGSAISWSSKKQSCITNSTMESEFVALSSAGKEAEWLRNLIYEIPLWPKPISPISIRCDSESALANAIEKCTKASLHT